One part of the Pecten maximus chromosome 9, xPecMax1.1, whole genome shotgun sequence genome encodes these proteins:
- the LOC117334147 gene encoding hillarin-like, whose product MKTLRHYPKPVPNPQGQKSESSVQWFGDWTPVWPDAVQNMTKQRQPKSQDNDSGLEDVANIGLTIQDIEFRSRHTPRYFNESFDDLIEYLVMGVDASSQPDMLVCRALVGWLSSQKLNTFKHLTGTEDTPEGCLALLAQRRTTFSTVFTIICRKADIACVQIGGMCKALGRYQPGDTNMTNLACLWNAVYIEKHWYIIHPIWMCRAYVGTKSNGWFKFVEKPQQLLNFNKFAFTEYYVMTEPEEFKFTCYPFDPQWQLQQKPMSRKEFLEQPYLLPPFFGLGLVLKTKHACVLDAINGKAVIEIEAKAKNSNLLHLWYGLSFGNNTSLLNESDREFVDPQVIPKHVRMLRFGNKWKFDIHLPVEGVYKFAVFAGPNQNPLVRVCEFLLKCSSRKSDCLPLRIDPGSIGFGPNISSERVGLVIPLKRRGDIFVRKGDVFNAKFLVDGNFADKIEVKATFYASGFAGSRTEKVSCEINRKQREVSITATLPNDGEYILTVWTASNFEQRKRNGYQPVCHYLLSSYITPVQQSPRQRHQRRKLQVAMEAEDMNGMENAIVHCIKEGIDPEDDEVEYAKLKCQILKARRDIHDCILRKNLDITLQTLKFIRQSKLTKVLCQEIVTLVKLKEGQDYGHVGSDWEETDSEYSLQYSLNSLQGWNQDNN is encoded by the exons atgaaaacccTGCGACATTATCCGAAACCAGTACCTAATCCCCAAGGGCAGAAATCGGAATCATCTGTCCAGTGGTTTGGTGACTGGACTCCAGTGTGGCCGGATGCTGTCCAGAACATGACTAAACAACGACAACCAAAATCCCAGGACAATGATTCCGGACTCGAGGATGTAGCTAACATTGGTCTCACCATCCAAGATATCGAGTTCAGGTCTCGTCAT acTCCTCGCTATTTCAACGAAAGCTTCGATGATTTGATAGAGTACCTTGTCATGGGTGTCGACGCATCATCACAGCCCGATATGTTGGTTTGTCGCGCGCTGGTGGGCTGGCTGAGTAGTCAGAAGCTGAACACCTTCAAACATTTAACAGGGACGGAGGACACACCTGAAGGATGCCTGGCTCTACTGGCGCAGAGGCGCACGACCTTCTCCACTGTTTTCACCATCATATGCCG GAAGGCCGACATAGCATGTGTTCAGATCGGAGGGATGTGTAAAGCGCTCGGGAGATATCAACCAGGGGATACTAACATGACGAATTTAGCTTGTCTGTGGAACGCGGTCTATATTGAAAAACATTGGTACATCATTCATCCTATATGGATGTGTAGGGCCTACGTTGGCACAAAATCTAATGGTTGGTTCAAGTTTGTAGAGAAACCCCAGCAACTATTAAACTTCAACAAATTTGCATTCACGGAATATTATGTTATGACGGAACCCGAGGAGTTTAAGTTCACATGTTATCCATTCGACCCGCAGTGGCAACTACAACAAAAGCCCATGTCCAGGAAGGAGTTTCTAGAACAACCGTATCTACTGCCACCATTTTTTGGTTTGGGGCTCGtactgaaaacaaaacatgcTTGTGTTCTAGACGCAATCAACGGTAAAGCCGTTATCGAAATCGAAGCTAAGGCAAAAAACTCGAATCTACTTCATCTTTGGTATGGATTATCCTTCGGAAATAACACTTCGTTGCTGAATGAATCCGACAGAGAGTTTGTAGATCCTCAAGTAATACCAAAACACGTGCGGATGCTTCGATTTGGAAACAAATGGAAATTTGACATCCATCTTCCCGTGGAGGGTGTATATAAGTTTGCAGTATTTGCTGGTCCGAATCAAAATCCATTGGTGCGAGTTTGTGAGTTCCTTTTGAAGTGTTCATCTCGGAAATCTGACTGTCTCCCTCTTAGAATTGACCCTGGATCTATTGGTTTCGGACCAAACATTTCATCTGAACGAGTTGGTCTTGTGATTCCCTTAAAACGCCGGGGCGATATCTTTGTAAGGAAGGGGGATGTGTTCAACGCGAAATTTCTAGTCGATGGAAATTTCGCAGATAAGATAGAAGTAAAGGCGACATTTTACGCCTCTGGATTCGCTGGTTCGAGAACAGAGAAAGTGTCATGtgaaataaacagaaaacaaagaGAAGTATCTATTACTGCCACATTACCAAACGATGGAGAGTACATTCTGACGGTTTGGACTGCCAGCAACTTTGAACAGCGTAAACGAAATGGCTACCAACCTGTGTGTCATTATCTGTTATCGTCGTACATTACACCTGTGCAACAG TCTCCTCGACAAAGACATCAGAGACGGAAACTCCAAGTTGCCATGGAAGCAGAGGATATGAATGGAATGGAAAATGCCATAGTGCATTGCATTAAAGAAGGAATAGACCCGGAAGATGACGAGGTTGAATATGCTAAACTCAAATGTCAGATTCTCAAAGCAAGGAGAG ATATACACGACTGCATTCTTAGGAAAAACCTGGATATTACTCTACAAACTCTGAAGTTCATCAGACAATCCAAACTGACCAAAGTCCTCTGCCAGGAAATCGTGACATTGGTCAAGTTAAAGGAAGGACAAGACTACGGCCATGTTGGTTCAGACTGGGAGGAGACTGATTCGGAGTATTCTCTTCAGTACTCTCTAAATTCCCTACAAGGATGGAATCAGGACAACAATTAG
- the LOC117333929 gene encoding uncharacterized protein LOC117333929, whose protein sequence is MDIKLILILILTSFPEGYSAATEITFLSNVAEVCGSRNSVLLPQGCDFSNTEQFCSYSHKPDGVWLIHDGQYPSGFAVNKIQQSPNGTYAVSNFNSLGNNKDAYLQSPQIESGLVCVEFSYSLQSFQSNVVVNADNTTIWNSPEYSSREKGWHTIVLAVNSSDPFQLQFKTKRLNILATVGIDAVKLWKAHIPTTVAPTTTTLAFEQASFQTINGISMEKILNADHFCRSYVGKRFGSTAPSSLITNVPEGEICIEFLYYLATSLSNIRVVVSSQSDSEDIWNTAGGQIGVWNSAIVGVKSSSSFKVRN, encoded by the exons ATGGATATAAAATTAATCCTGATATTAATTCTCACAAGCTTCCCTGAAG GTTATTCCGCTGCTACCGAAATCACATTTCTATCAAATGTGGCCGAGGTATGTGGATCACGGAACTCCGTGTTACTTCCACAAGGATGTGATTTTAGTAATACGGAACAGTTTTGCAGCTACAGTCACAAGCCTGATGGAGTGTGGTTGATACATGACGGGCAGTATCCCTCTGGattcgcagtaaacaaaatacaacaatcaCCTAACG GAACGTATGCTGTGTCAAATTTTAACTCGTTGGGAAATAACAAGGATGCATACCTTCAGTCCCCACAGATAGAAAGTGGATTGGTTTGTGTAGAGTTTAGCTACAGTCTGCAGAGTTTTCAGTCTAATGTTGTTGTCAACGCAGATAACACAACAATATGGAATTCACCTGAATATTCGTCTCGAGAGAAAGGATGGCATACCATCGTTCTTGCTGTCAACAGTTCAGATCCATTTCAG CtacaattcaaaacaaaaagattAAATATACTTGCAACTGTGGGTATAGACGCCGTGAAGCTATGGAAGGCCCACATTCCAACTACTGTTGCTCCTACAACAACGACATTAGCGTTCGAACAGGCTAGCTTCCAAACGATAAACGGAATTTCTATGGAAAAAATTCTCAACGCTGACCACTTTTGCA GAAGCTACGTTGGTAAACGCTTTGGATCTACTGCCCCATCAAGCCTTATAACCAATGTACCAGAAGGAGAGATTTGTATAGAATTTCTATACTATTTGGCAACAAGTCTCTCAAACATTCGGGTAGTTGTGTCCTCACAATCTGACAGTGAGGATATTTGGAACACAGCAGGCGGACAAATTGGCGTCTGGAATTCAGCTATAGTTGGAGTAAAAAGCTCTAGTTCTTTCAAAGTAAGAAATTAG
- the LOC117334901 gene encoding mucin-2-like — protein MKTSYRNIIGIDNVRIWKVSLPTSTSDPSKTTKTSTAAIATTTDVPVAASTSTVKTSISVKSTTASTTTTTPSPTTTSTTSTSTTTLPSTTTLPATTTPAATPVVKTTNGSNISEILNAEDFCRTGNKRMLPESCDFDSDLCNYTYYYGGHKWSTNTGTYNTVLASIVAAPNRTYASKDFGVGVRETPLSASLSTSVSKGDICVEFSYFVRHQISNLVLVVNIDSDYLQVWNTTDKSAHDGWNSAVVAIRSSDPFKLSFTTTKPSYKSPIGVDDVRIWSVLTPPTSTAATPTTVTTSRSTTSTTTTTTTPTTTKTTPTLSTITPTTTTTLKPTTTRTTPITKTTPTTTTTTSTITTTTPSTTTATPTITTTTPTTTTTTPTTTTATPTITTTTPTATTTLKPTTMRTTPITTTTPTNTTPTPTITTSTPTTTTATPTTITTTTSTTKRTPTITTTPITTTTTRHTRTTTTKPTTTKTTPTSPKPPTTTMTPTTKTTSPTTRATKPFTSKTPTPTTTKATQTTTTTTSNTMKHTIPSTTKPITTTKINLQPRKHHLLPRHSPLRQQHLLQSRQLNLPPLRQHLLPRKHLQLLRYLLPRKHLQLPRHLLPRKHLQLPRYLLPRKQLQLPRHLLPRKQLQLPRHLLPRKHLQLLRYLLPRKHHLLPRHPPLLQSQLNRPQLRQHLLQRKHPQLTRLLLLLLQNRLLSPRHLLPPS, from the exons ATGAAAACAAGTTATAGGAACATAATCGGTATCGACAACGTTAGGATTTGGAAAGTTTCCCTTCCCACTTCTACTTCAGACCCAAGCAAAACTACAAAAACATCAACGGCAGCCATTGCTACAACAACTGATGTCCCTGTTGCGGCATCAACAAGCACAGTAAAAACTTCGATATCTGTCAAATCCACTACCGCTTCAACCACAACCACTACCCCGTCACCAACCACTACTTCTACAACTTCTACTTCCACCACCACATTACCATCCACCACCACGTTACCAGCGACAACAACGCCAGCTGCGACACCTGTCGTCAAAACTACAAACGGAAGTAACATTTCTGAAATCTTAAATGCGGAGGATTTTTGCAGAACGGGAAATAAAAGAATGTTACCAGAAAGCTGTGATTTTGATTCCGACCTCTGTAACTACACATATTATTATGGAGGGCACAAATGGAGTACCAACACTGGAACATATAACACTGTGCTTGCGAGTATAGTTGCCGCACCGAACA GGACGTACGCGAGTAAGGATTTCGGCGTTGGAGTACGGGAGACCCCTTTATCAGCTAGCCTTAGTACATCCGTATCAAAAGGAGATATTTGTGTGGAATTCTCTTATTTCGTCAGACATCAGATTTCAAACCTCGTTTTAGTGGTCAACATTGATTCTGACTATTTACAAGTATGGAACACAACAGATAAATCAGCACACGACGGGTGGAATAGTGCCGTCGTCGCCATAAGAAGTTCAGATCCGTTCAAG CTCTCATTTACTACTACGAAGCCAAGCTACAAAAGTCCCATCGGTGTGGATGATGTCAGAATATGGAGTGTATTAACACCACCAACCAGTACGGCAGCAACTCCAACAACAGTCACAACATCTAGGTCTACAACATCTACCACGACAACGACAACAACACCTACTACCACGAAAACAACACCTACTCTCAGCACAATAACACCTACTACCACCACGACACTTAAACCTACTACCACGAGAACAACACCTATCACGAAAACAACAcctactaccaccaccacaacATCTACTATCACCACAACAACACCTTCTACCACAACAGCAACACCTACTATCACCACAACAACACCTACTACCACCACAACAACACCTACTACCACAACAGCAACACCTACTATCACCACAACAACACCTACTGCCACCACGACACTTAAACCTACTACCATGAGAACAACACCTATCACGACAACAACACCTACTAACACCACCCCAACACCAACTATCACCACATCAACACCTACCACCACGACAGCAACACCTACCACCATCACAACAACAACTTCTACCACGAAAAGAACACCCACTATCACAACAACACCTATTACCACCACGACAACAAGACATACTAGAACCACGACAACAAAACCTACTACCACGAAAACAACACCTACTTCACCAAAACCACCAACTACTACCATGACACCAACCACTAAGACAACTTCACCTACCACCAGAGCTACAAAACCTTTCACATCTAAGACACCAACACCTACTACCACGAAAGCAACACAAACTACCACGACAACCACCTCTAACACAATGAAACATACTATCCCCTCGACAACAAAACCTATCACCACCACGAAAATAAATCTTCAACCACGAAAACATCACCTACTACCACGACACTCACCACTAAGACAACAACACCTACTACAATCACGACAACTAAACCTACCACCACTAAGACAACACCTACTACCACGAAAACATCTCCAACTACTACGGTACCTACTACCACGAAAACATCTCCAACTACCACGGCACCTACTACCACGAAAACATCTCCAACTACCACGGTACCTACTACCACGAAAACAACTCCAACTACCACGGCACCTACTACCACGAAAACAACTCCAACTACCACGGCACCTACTACCACGAAAACACCTCCAACTACTACGGTACCTACTGCCACGAAAACATCACCTACTACCACGACACCCACCACTACTACAATCACAACTAAACCGACCACAACTAAGACAACACCTACTACAACGAAAACATCCCCAACTAACACGACtcctactactactactacaaaACAGACTGCTATCACCAAGACATCTACTACCACCAAGCTAA
- the LOC117333928 gene encoding ficolin-1-like, protein MIPHDNTKKCPCQFTQVIQRRTQGDVDFYRNWTDYKNGFGDLHGDFWTGNDIIHLLTNTPRVLRVELQTWDGTSVYAQYSLFQVANEEKNYTLTVQGFSGNVSYDAMTYHNGQSFTTYDSDNDLYHNNCASHRHGAWWYKSCCESNLNSRYQMDNGDNGESVFWRDLPPGRARAPLKMSKMMVR, encoded by the exons ATGATTCCACATGATAACACGAAGAAATGTCCATGTCAATTTACACAGGTGATACAAAGACGAACACAGGGCGACGTTGATTTTTATCGCAACTGGACAGACTACAAGAACGGTTTTGGGGATCTTCATGGAGATTTCTGGACAG GCAATGACATTATTCACCTCCTAACAAACACCCCGAGGGTCCTACGCGTGGAACTACAGACCTGGGACGGGACGAGTGTATACGCCCAGTACTCGCTGTTCCAGGTGGCCAACGAAGAAAAGAATTACACACTTACCGTGCAGGGGTTCTCTGGAAACGTTTCCT atGACGCCATGACTTATCATAACGGCCAGTCCTTCACCACGTACGATAGTGATAACGATTTGTACCATAATAACTGCGCCAGTCATCGCCACGGAGCTTGGTGGTACAAGAGTTGTTGTGAATCCAACCTAAATAGCCGTTATCAGATGGACAACGGAGATAACGGCGAATCAGTGTTTTGGCGCGACTTACCGCCTGGCCGCGCTCGTGCTCCATTGAAGATGTCCAAGATGATGGTTCGGTAG